In Rheinheimera sp. MM224, one DNA window encodes the following:
- a CDS encoding PA2779 family protein, which translates to MNKFLKASILCPMLVLGMSQASAAVFSSEQVIANQQFNFNKQQVLSYVDSAEVQNKLIELGVSPADAKQRIANMTAEELSALNSQMNEMPAGGIVGIVVTVLVVVVVTDLMGLTDVYPFINPI; encoded by the coding sequence ATGAATAAATTTTTAAAAGCCAGCATCCTGTGTCCAATGTTAGTTCTTGGTATGAGCCAGGCTAGCGCTGCTGTATTTAGTTCAGAGCAGGTTATCGCCAATCAACAATTCAATTTCAACAAGCAGCAAGTATTGTCTTATGTAGACAGTGCAGAAGTGCAGAATAAACTCATTGAGCTGGGCGTAAGTCCTGCTGATGCAAAACAACGTATCGCCAATATGACTGCCGAAGAGCTTAGTGCGCTGAATAGTCAGATGAACGAAATGCCTGCAGGCGGTATTGTTGGTATCGTGGTTACTGTACTGGTGGTTGTGGTTGTCACGGATTTAATGGGTCTGACGGACGTTTACCCTTTTATCAACCCAATTTAA
- a CDS encoding restriction endonuclease, which yields MARRKKTNLLEDLFNMAAALPWWVGVTLAVVVFWYLDSLAAQPIPVATNAEQLLSGVKYQALQTLGFYGRFVFPFFLLAGSVASFFARRKRVKLLATARNTESSDPFSTLSWHDFELLVGQYFRELGYSVAETSFGADGGVDLRVKDGAETYLVQCKLWKASKVPVTVVRELYGVMMAEGASGAIVVTSGEFTPDAKGFAEGKSIVLVDGRLLVNSIRNKEPTSELKADIRCPLCGSDMQLRKARKGPNTGNFFYGCSRFPGCKGVRDASAEVQPNSEIRA from the coding sequence ATGGCTCGCAGAAAGAAAACCAATTTGTTGGAAGACTTATTTAATATGGCCGCAGCTTTGCCCTGGTGGGTTGGTGTGACCTTGGCTGTTGTTGTGTTCTGGTATCTCGATTCGCTTGCGGCTCAGCCTATTCCTGTAGCAACGAACGCAGAGCAGTTATTGTCGGGTGTGAAGTATCAGGCCCTGCAGACATTGGGCTTTTATGGCCGCTTTGTTTTTCCCTTCTTTTTACTTGCAGGCTCAGTTGCTTCATTTTTTGCGCGGCGTAAAAGAGTAAAGCTTTTAGCTACTGCAAGAAACACCGAATCCTCCGATCCATTCAGTACCTTGTCCTGGCACGACTTTGAGTTGCTGGTAGGCCAGTACTTTAGGGAGTTGGGTTACAGCGTGGCTGAAACCAGCTTTGGCGCAGATGGTGGCGTAGATTTGCGGGTCAAAGACGGTGCTGAAACTTATCTGGTGCAGTGCAAATTATGGAAAGCCAGCAAGGTTCCTGTCACTGTGGTACGTGAGCTCTATGGTGTCATGATGGCAGAAGGAGCATCGGGCGCTATTGTTGTCACCAGCGGTGAATTTACGCCGGATGCAAAAGGTTTTGCCGAAGGTAAATCTATAGTGCTGGTGGATGGTCGCTTACTGGTCAATTCCATTCGTAACAAAGAACCCACATCTGAATTAAAAGCCGACATACGTTGCCCATTATGTGGCAGCGATATGCAACTGAGAAAAGCTAGAAAAGGCCCCAATACAGGCAACTTCTTTTACGGCTGTAGTCGTTTTCCAGGTTGTAAGGGGGTTAGAGATGCAAGCGCGGAGGTACAGCCGAATTCAGAGATCCGTGCGTAA